In Duganella zoogloeoides, a single genomic region encodes these proteins:
- a CDS encoding DUF4450 domain-containing protein gives MITRTALMLAVAACAMHGATARAAEAQLQHYRPEAQARVPNLHGDTDRPLRYRPDGDDFVIDDGIEFFNRPLYGGNSAFRVDGGDKPEFSLYLPGRGGNLRLGVCMPAAGAHCLWLHDAASITTRYRPGELHYEIRDAQLGAGGRITVMALAYAATEGLGVQVQGTGLPASAQLVIAFGAGDGKRGRRDGDIGTEAVPISEYFQLAPVAARGARIAAQADGFRVVAPHATIAVTTATAAGNGTDHANGVTSARADAGHGAASTDSTSPTILHRPDTGSAVAPMAAARTPLLVTRHDANLWPRLDALLAAVSRDGGNADATVTATATATATADTGANANADANANADANANAATGVAVARLPLGAAPVQIAVQVTTRAGAQEQEAYRAVGATTDGDRAAGRLLPAFGITELATRFDQARRHFDRLRHRVRIDTPDPYLNAAMGALNVAADAVWDDGQGAIMHGAVAWRTKLLGWRGPYALDALGWHDRARANIDAWTGRQNTSPVPAQIPAPEAATNLARNEAALHSNGDLSTSHYDMNLVFIDALLRHLLWTGDKALAQAVWPVLERHLAWERRLFRRPFGADQLPLYDAYAAIWASDDLYYNGGGATHTSAYNAWHNAMAARIATWLGKDATPYTTEAAAIRQAMRTQLWMPQQGAFAEYRDALGNQLLHPHYALWSFYHTIDAQVPTPFEAARMAAALDRDRRAIPVRGPGVPSDRPYRVLPTTDWMPYSWSINNVVMGENLHTALAYWQAGRSDTAFELTKGALLASLYMGISPGNIGTMNYLDVYRREAQRDFADGAGVMARTLVEGLFGVQPDALSGVLTVRPGLPHAWDHASLAHPDVNVAYRRLGQRERWTIGQAGRLFPQLAFELPARAANVVAVRVNGKPARWRNLDDAVGAPRLRIDTPLGASAAIEIVWGGPEIDVRVARIDAGAGEQDGFTRYRQGAFAWWQQVPDAVASTASAPAQTVASSATVPAAQCVASSPQWLHGAPVQARTVDLTPWFNDAVTQLFKPGKYVTPRSPYATLALPAQGAGAWAGHVQELPEIDDAGLRALGGTLTLPNGLHFATPPAGANILFTSQWDNYPRQVTVPLQGQARRAFLLMAGSTNHMQSRIDNGVIEVTYRDGASTRVALRNPDNWWPIEQDYLIDDYQFPFCGQLPLRVDLKTARAQVPATGKHPANGRRIAGGAATVIELPLDPARQLQSITVRALANDVVLGVMGVTLDSAP, from the coding sequence ATGATCACACGAACTGCGTTGATGCTGGCGGTGGCCGCGTGCGCGATGCATGGGGCCACCGCGCGTGCGGCCGAGGCCCAGCTCCAACACTACAGGCCCGAAGCCCAGGCCCGCGTGCCCAATCTGCATGGCGACACCGACCGTCCCTTGCGCTACCGTCCCGACGGCGACGACTTCGTCATCGACGATGGCATCGAATTCTTCAACCGGCCGCTCTACGGCGGCAACAGCGCCTTTCGCGTTGACGGCGGAGACAAGCCCGAGTTTTCGCTGTACCTGCCCGGCCGCGGCGGCAACCTGCGCCTCGGGGTGTGCATGCCCGCTGCCGGTGCGCACTGCCTCTGGCTGCACGATGCGGCCAGCATCACCACCCGCTATCGTCCGGGCGAGCTGCACTACGAGATTCGCGACGCACAACTGGGCGCTGGCGGGCGCATCACGGTCATGGCACTGGCGTACGCCGCCACCGAGGGACTGGGCGTGCAAGTGCAGGGCACCGGTCTGCCGGCCTCTGCGCAACTGGTGATCGCCTTCGGCGCCGGCGACGGCAAGCGCGGACGGCGCGATGGCGACATCGGTACCGAGGCCGTGCCGATCAGCGAATACTTCCAGCTCGCGCCAGTCGCGGCGCGCGGTGCGCGCATCGCCGCGCAGGCCGACGGGTTCCGGGTGGTGGCGCCGCATGCGACCATTGCGGTAACCACCGCAACCGCGGCGGGCAATGGCACCGACCACGCCAATGGCGTCACCAGCGCCCGCGCCGACGCTGGCCACGGCGCAGCCAGCACCGACAGCACCAGTCCCACCATCTTGCATCGTCCCGACACTGGCAGCGCCGTCGCCCCGATGGCAGCTGCCAGGACGCCGCTGCTGGTGACCCGTCACGATGCGAACCTTTGGCCGCGCCTGGACGCCTTGCTCGCTGCCGTATCGCGTGATGGTGGCAACGCCGACGCCACCGTCACCGCCACCGCCACCGCCACCGCCACCGCAGATACCGGTGCCAACGCCAATGCCGATGCCAACGCCAATGCCGATGCCAACGCCAATGCCGCAACCGGCGTGGCAGTCGCCCGGCTACCGCTGGGCGCAGCACCGGTGCAGATCGCGGTACAGGTCACCACCCGTGCCGGGGCCCAGGAGCAGGAGGCCTACCGCGCAGTCGGCGCCACCACGGACGGCGACCGCGCTGCTGGCCGCCTGCTGCCGGCCTTCGGCATCACCGAACTGGCGACGCGGTTCGACCAGGCCCGCCGGCATTTCGACCGCCTGCGCCATCGCGTGCGCATCGACACGCCCGACCCGTACCTGAACGCCGCCATGGGCGCGCTTAACGTCGCCGCCGACGCCGTGTGGGACGACGGCCAGGGCGCCATCATGCACGGCGCGGTGGCGTGGCGCACCAAGCTGCTGGGCTGGCGCGGGCCGTATGCGCTCGATGCACTGGGCTGGCACGACCGCGCCCGCGCCAATATCGACGCCTGGACCGGGCGCCAGAATACGTCGCCCGTTCCGGCGCAGATACCGGCGCCGGAGGCAGCCACCAACCTGGCGCGCAACGAGGCCGCGCTGCATTCGAACGGCGACCTCAGTACCTCGCACTACGACATGAACCTGGTGTTCATCGATGCCCTGCTGCGCCACCTGCTGTGGACCGGCGACAAAGCGCTCGCACAAGCGGTATGGCCGGTACTGGAGCGGCACCTTGCCTGGGAGCGGCGCTTGTTCAGACGGCCGTTCGGCGCCGACCAATTGCCGCTGTACGACGCCTACGCCGCCATCTGGGCCAGCGACGACCTGTATTACAACGGCGGCGGCGCCACCCACACCTCGGCCTACAACGCCTGGCACAACGCCATGGCCGCGCGCATCGCCACATGGCTGGGCAAGGATGCCACCCCGTACACCACCGAAGCGGCAGCCATCCGGCAGGCCATGCGCACGCAGTTATGGATGCCGCAGCAGGGCGCGTTTGCCGAATACCGCGATGCGCTGGGCAACCAGCTGCTGCACCCGCACTACGCGCTGTGGAGTTTTTATCACACCATCGACGCCCAGGTGCCGACGCCGTTCGAGGCGGCGCGCATGGCGGCGGCGCTGGACCGCGACCGCCGTGCCATTCCCGTGCGCGGCCCCGGCGTGCCTAGCGACCGCCCGTACCGCGTGCTGCCCACCACCGACTGGATGCCCTATTCATGGTCGATCAACAATGTGGTGATGGGCGAGAACCTGCACACGGCGCTGGCCTACTGGCAGGCCGGCCGCAGCGACACCGCGTTCGAGCTCACCAAGGGCGCGCTGCTGGCCAGCCTGTATATGGGCATCAGCCCCGGCAACATCGGCACCATGAATTATCTCGACGTCTACCGGCGCGAAGCGCAGCGCGACTTTGCCGACGGCGCCGGCGTGATGGCGCGCACGCTGGTCGAAGGGTTGTTCGGCGTGCAGCCCGATGCGCTGTCAGGGGTGCTCACCGTGCGTCCCGGCCTGCCGCACGCGTGGGACCACGCCAGCCTGGCGCACCCGGACGTCAATGTCGCTTACCGCCGCCTCGGCCAGCGCGAACGCTGGACCATCGGCCAGGCCGGCCGGCTTTTCCCGCAGTTGGCGTTTGAGTTGCCGGCCCGCGCGGCGAACGTGGTGGCGGTACGCGTGAATGGCAAACCGGCGCGCTGGCGCAACCTCGATGACGCGGTAGGTGCACCGCGCCTGCGGATCGACACGCCACTGGGCGCCAGCGCCGCTATCGAAATCGTGTGGGGCGGCCCCGAAATTGATGTGCGGGTGGCCAGGATCGATGCAGGCGCTGGTGAGCAGGACGGTTTCACGCGCTACCGCCAGGGCGCATTCGCCTGGTGGCAGCAAGTACCTGATGCTGTAGCGTCTACAGCGTCTGCACCGGCGCAAACGGTAGCGTCATCGGCTACGGTGCCTGCCGCGCAGTGCGTGGCCAGCAGTCCGCAGTGGCTGCACGGCGCGCCGGTGCAGGCGCGCACCGTCGATCTCACCCCCTGGTTCAACGACGCGGTAACGCAGCTGTTCAAACCGGGCAAGTACGTGACGCCGCGATCGCCGTACGCCACGCTGGCGCTGCCAGCGCAGGGCGCGGGCGCGTGGGCCGGCCACGTTCAGGAACTGCCCGAGATCGACGACGCCGGCTTGCGTGCCCTGGGTGGCACGCTGACACTGCCGAACGGACTGCATTTCGCCACGCCGCCGGCCGGCGCCAACATCCTATTCACGTCGCAGTGGGATAACTATCCGCGCCAGGTCACCGTGCCGTTGCAAGGCCAGGCGCGCCGCGCCTTTTTGCTCATGGCCGGCTCGACCAACCACATGCAAAGCCGTATCGACAACGGTGTGATCGAGGTTACTTACCGTGATGGCGCCAGCACCCGCGTGGCATTGCGCAATCCTGACAACTGGTGGCCGATCGAGCAGGATTATTTGATCGACGACTACCAGTTCCCGTTCTGCGGCCAGCTGCCGCTGCGCGTCGATCTGAAGACCGCGCGCGCCCAGGTCCCTGCCACGGGAAAACACCCGGCCAATGGCCGTCGCATCGCCGGCGGCGCCGCCACCGTCATCGAACTGCCGCTCGACCCTGCGCGCCAGCTGCAATCGATCACCGTGCGGGCGCTGGCCAATGATGTGGTGTTGGGGGTGATGGGGGTGACGCTGGACTCCGCGCCCTAG
- a CDS encoding TMEM175 family protein: MGKNRLEAFSDGVIAIIITIMVLELKVPHGASMAALVELTPVFFGYVLSFVYVGIYWNNHHHMLHASARVNGKVLWANLHLLFWLSLIPFTTTWVGENVMAPLPVALYGVVLSFAAVAYYILEKCLISCNPSDHILANAVGKEYKGAVSVVLYLLAIPLAYLHVCAAYALYIICAMVWFLPDRRIEAQMRS; this comes from the coding sequence ATGGGCAAGAATCGACTGGAAGCGTTCAGCGATGGCGTGATCGCCATCATCATCACCATCATGGTGCTCGAGCTCAAGGTGCCGCATGGCGCCAGCATGGCGGCGTTGGTGGAGCTAACGCCGGTGTTCTTCGGCTATGTGCTCAGTTTCGTGTACGTGGGCATTTACTGGAACAACCACCACCATATGCTGCATGCCTCGGCGCGCGTGAACGGCAAGGTGTTGTGGGCCAATCTGCATTTGCTGTTCTGGCTGTCGCTGATTCCGTTTACCACCACATGGGTGGGCGAGAACGTGATGGCGCCGTTGCCGGTCGCGCTGTATGGCGTGGTGCTGTCTTTTGCAGCGGTGGCTTACTACATCCTGGAAAAATGCCTGATTTCGTGCAACCCCAGCGACCATATCCTTGCCAACGCGGTTGGCAAGGAATACAAGGGCGCGGTGTCGGTGGTGCTGTACTTGCTGGCCATTCCGCTGGCCTACCTGCACGTGTGCGCGGCGTATGCGTTGTACATCATCTGCGCCATGGTCTGGTTCCTGCCGGACCGCCGCATCGAGGCGCAGATGCGCTCGTGA
- a CDS encoding GGDEF domain-containing protein: protein MAVALPYFMGQVNRAARYAQAGMGLHTAGWILLLVACAVTPFSLLDRTLSTLSMAAIAGGMAFNAAAFDLWCGRAVKVRASVIVAVLLTVGYCIGYNSYPFRVGWANGLLALQIAMVVVSLCRRPQVRVGRWRWLLVISLLAQMVVTGWRGVLGAFYTEQFPHFFAPHMVNMVFSLVSNITVMLSLAALLLAHRDEAARELERLATVDGLTGTLNRRAWLEQAGNHLSMSVRYRQPMGVLMLDLDYFKQINDTRGHAVGDLALQKFSKAMRVVSRAGDLCCRYGGEEFCVLLNRADIAAVQAYDQRLREWLRHHAPRKLGFELSYSAGIAMRLADDDTIEAMLQRADAAMYRAKQQGRGVTLTGDVRETA, encoded by the coding sequence ATGGCGGTCGCGTTGCCCTATTTTATGGGGCAGGTGAACCGGGCCGCGCGCTATGCCCAGGCCGGCATGGGCTTGCACACGGCGGGCTGGATCCTGCTCCTGGTCGCTTGCGCGGTCACGCCGTTCAGCCTGCTCGACCGCACACTGTCCACCCTGTCGATGGCCGCCATCGCCGGCGGCATGGCGTTCAACGCTGCCGCGTTCGATCTGTGGTGCGGCCGTGCAGTCAAGGTACGTGCTTCGGTGATCGTGGCGGTGCTGCTCACGGTCGGTTATTGCATCGGCTACAACAGTTATCCGTTCCGGGTGGGCTGGGCCAACGGCCTGCTGGCGCTGCAGATCGCCATGGTGGTGGTGTCGCTGTGCCGCCGGCCGCAGGTGCGCGTGGGCCGCTGGCGCTGGCTGCTGGTGATTTCGCTGCTGGCGCAAATGGTCGTGACCGGCTGGCGCGGCGTACTGGGCGCGTTCTATACCGAGCAGTTTCCCCATTTCTTTGCGCCGCACATGGTCAACATGGTGTTTTCGCTGGTCTCGAACATCACGGTGATGCTGTCGCTGGCGGCGCTGCTGCTGGCCCACCGCGACGAGGCCGCCCGCGAGCTCGAACGCCTGGCCACCGTGGACGGCCTGACCGGCACCCTCAACCGCCGCGCGTGGCTCGAGCAGGCCGGCAACCACCTGTCCATGAGCGTGCGCTACCGCCAGCCGATGGGCGTGCTGATGCTCGACCTCGACTATTTCAAGCAGATCAACGACACCCGTGGCCACGCCGTGGGCGACCTGGCATTGCAAAAATTCAGCAAGGCCATGCGCGTTGTCAGCCGTGCCGGCGACCTGTGTTGCCGCTATGGCGGCGAAGAATTCTGCGTGCTGCTCAACCGCGCCGACATCGCCGCGGTGCAGGCCTACGACCAGCGCCTGCGCGAGTGGCTGCGGCACCATGCGCCGCGCAAGCTCGGGTTCGAGCTATCGTACAGCGCCGGCATCGCCATGCGCCTGGCCGACGATGACACCATCGAGGCCATGCTGCAACGCGCCGACGCCGCCATGTACCGCGCCAAGCAGCAGGGACGCGGCGTGACCCTGACCGGCGACGTGCGCGAAACCGCGTAA
- a CDS encoding SRPBCC family protein: protein MTANTVQLHRVLRTTPEKLYRAFTDAHAWAKWLPPFGFVAAVQQMDAQVGGTYRMSFTNFGTGASHAFGGEFLELTPYERLRYTARFDDASLPGQMQTTVTLRAVSCGVELTVVQEGIPDVIPLEGCYLGWQESLVQLAQLVEPDIRE, encoded by the coding sequence ATGACTGCCAACACCGTTCAACTCCACCGGGTGCTGCGCACCACGCCCGAAAAACTTTATCGCGCTTTTACCGATGCGCATGCCTGGGCCAAGTGGCTGCCGCCGTTCGGCTTTGTCGCCGCCGTACAGCAGATGGACGCGCAGGTGGGCGGCACCTACCGCATGTCGTTCACCAATTTCGGCACCGGCGCGAGCCACGCCTTCGGCGGAGAATTCCTCGAACTGACGCCCTACGAGCGCCTGCGCTACACCGCCCGTTTCGACGACGCCAGCCTGCCCGGCCAGATGCAAACCACCGTCACCCTGCGCGCGGTGTCGTGCGGCGTGGAGCTGACCGTGGTGCAGGAAGGGATACCGGACGTGATACCGCTCGAGGGGTGCTACCTGGGCTGGCAGGAGTCCTTGGTGCAACTGGCGCAGCTGGTGGAGCCCGATATCCGGGAATGA